The Microbacterium forte sequence GGCCAGGATCGGCTGACCGCGATCAGGTCTGGGGCGGCCTCGGAACGCGGCGGGTGATCAGGCGCCTCAGCAGGATCACCAGAGGAAGAAGCACCGCGAGGGGTGGACACATCACCGCTCCGAGAGCAAGCAGAGTCCCCACCGGGTAGTCGTTGCCGCCGGTGCGGCCCAGTCCGATGCTGCCGTCACCGATCGAGTCGCCGGCGACGAGGAATCGCCCGTCGTACGTGTCGAGCGAATCCCGGCAGTCCACCAGGTGAGTGCCCGCCTCGGCCGCGGTGAACTGGGCGGACTGCACGAACCCGGTCCGCGGCGTCATCCACCACAGCACATCGTCCCAGCTCACCGCGGATGGGCCCTGCTGCGGACGCTCGGCGCCGTCCGGCCCGATGACGCTGCAATCCATGGTGCCGAGCGTGGCGGAGATCCCGCTGGTCCAGATCCCGACCCGAGCCCCGGGGTCGAGGTCGACCGTCATCGTCTGCCCGATCGGGAGATCCTCGGCGCTCTCGATCGACCGCACGATCGGCAGCACCCAGAGCGCCCAGATGAGGACTCCGGTCACGGCGCAGATCGCGGCGGCGAAGAACGCCATCCGGTCTCTGGTCCGAAGCCGACTCTCGTCGACCGTCCGCGTCACGTGGCTTCGGGATCGAACGGGGGCGGACTCGCGACCGAGAACTCCGGTCGCACCCTCGGCGTTCGCACCGGCTTCACCGTCGGCTCTGCGACGACCGCCTCGGCTCTGGCGGGCCCGGGCGCCGCGTCGTCTTCGAAGAGAGCGTCGCGGATGATGCGTCTGGGGTCGTACTGCCGAGGGTCGAGCTTGCGCCAGTCGACGTCATCGATGTCGGGGCCCATCTCGTCGCGGACGCGCGATTTGGTGTCACGGAGGAACTCGCCGGCACGCCGAGCGAGCTTCGCGACGCTCTCGGCGTAGCGGGGCAGCCGCTCCGGTCCGATGAGCAGCGCAGCGATCAGACCGATGAGCAGCAGCTTCTCGAAGGTGATCCCGAACTGCATGTGTCCAGGCTACCGCCGCGCCTGCCGTTGTGCCGCGCACCGAGCGCATACGCTGGGAGAACACATATCTCAGTCGGGAGAATCAGTCAATGAGCGAGAACGATGCGAACGCACGTTTCATCCGCGAGTCGATCGTGGAGCCTTCGCCGATCGCCCGCGCGCGTGCGCACGCCATCGAACTCGGCGCTTCGCCGATCAGCGCGGCCGTCGGCTCGCAGATCGCGGTGCTCGCCGCCGCGACAGGTGCCAGGTCGATCGTCGAGATCGGCACCGGAGCCGGTGTCTCGGGCCTCTGGCTGCTGCGAGGGGCGCCGCAGGCCGTACTGACCTCGATCGACAACGAACCGGAGCATCTGGCCGCGGCTCGTCAGGCGTTCTCCGACGCTCGGGTCGCCCCGACGAAGGCTCGATTCATCACCGGTCGCGCCGCCGATGTGCTGCCGCGCATGAACGAAGCGTCCTATGACATCGTGCTCGTCGATGCGGACCCCGAGAACGTCATCGACTACGTCGAGCACGGGCTGCGGTTGGTGCGCACCGGCGGGATGGTCCTGGTCCCCCGGATTCTCGGTGGCGGCCGCGTGGCCGACCCCGTGCAGCGTGACGAGGTGACCTCGGCCTATCGCTCGCTCGTGCAGGAGACCCAGGAGTCCTCAGCGGTGCTCGCGACCGTCTCGAGCTCCGGTGAAGGCCTGCTGCAGCTGATCAGCGTCGGTGAGGGCTGAGCCGACGACACCCCGCACAGACGGAAGAGGGCGACGGATCGATGATCCGTCGCCCTCTTCGTGAATCCGCGTGCGCGAATTCGAGTTCTCTCAGGCGGGCTTCACGACGGCTGCCAGCACGTCGTGGAGTTCCTTCGCCTCTGCGTCGTTCACGGAGACGACCAGACGGCCGCCTCCTTCGAGCGGGACGCGCACGATGATGAGTCGTCCTTCTTTTACGGCCTCCATGGGTCCGTCTCCGGTCCTCGGCTTCATCGCTGCCATCGTGGGCTCCTTTTCCTCCGGTGGTATGCGATCAGTTTATCGGGTGTTACCGGAACCTGGATGTCCCCTATGAAGAAATGCATCAAGCCTTAACATTCACGGCACCTGCCAGAACGTGTTCCCCAACGCGTAGATGTGGTAGATCCAGAGCCACTGACCCAGCAGGCAGACCGCCAGAACCCCCAGCCGCCAGACGCGCGAGCGCGGCACCGCG is a genomic window containing:
- a CDS encoding DUF3117 domain-containing protein; translation: MAAMKPRTGDGPMEAVKEGRLIIVRVPLEGGGRLVVSVNDAEAKELHDVLAAVVKPA
- a CDS encoding translocase; its protein translation is MQFGITFEKLLLIGLIAALLIGPERLPRYAESVAKLARRAGEFLRDTKSRVRDEMGPDIDDVDWRKLDPRQYDPRRIIRDALFEDDAAPGPARAEAVVAEPTVKPVRTPRVRPEFSVASPPPFDPEAT
- a CDS encoding O-methyltransferase; its protein translation is MSENDANARFIRESIVEPSPIARARAHAIELGASPISAAVGSQIAVLAAATGARSIVEIGTGAGVSGLWLLRGAPQAVLTSIDNEPEHLAAARQAFSDARVAPTKARFITGRAADVLPRMNEASYDIVLVDADPENVIDYVEHGLRLVRTGGMVLVPRILGGGRVADPVQRDEVTSAYRSLVQETQESSAVLATVSSSGEGLLQLISVGEG